The Trichomycterus rosablanca isolate fTriRos1 chromosome 22, fTriRos1.hap1, whole genome shotgun sequence genome has a window encoding:
- the prrg2 gene encoding transmembrane gamma-carboxyglutamic acid protein 2 isoform X1 translates to MPRLREVCFGVLYLLHLAWTRCIHSSSDVFLSQRSSDSFLSRSLLYNSWDFEMVVPDNLERECNEEICSYEEAREVFEDDVKTNDFWKKYKNSHDNSPKLDVAGLVAGIVAAVLLVLIAVVLGCYCYKNKGKSTRQEGRSVPVQMDADAHAAPESVPLSNIIAPGLPSYNEALNSSGQYDAPPPPYSGEPAAASEQTPNPE, encoded by the exons ATGCCAAGACTTCGGGAagtgtgttttggtgtgttgtACCTCCTCCACCTAGCATGGACACGATGCATCCACAGTAGCAGCGATG TGTTTCTCAGTCAGCGATCTTCAGACTCATTTCTCTCCCGGTCGCTGCTGTATAACAGCTGGGATTTTGAAATGGTCGTGCCTGATAATTTGGAGAGAGAGTGCAATGAGGAAATCTGTTCCTATGAGGAGGCTCGAGAGGTTTTTGAGGACGATGTAAAGACG AACGATTTTTGGAAGAAGTACAAGAACAGTCATG ATAACTCTCCCAAGCTGGACGTGGCCGGTCTGGTCGCTGGGATCGTAGCAGCCGTGCTGTTGGTCCTTATAGCCGTCGTGCTCGGCTGCTACTGCTACAAGAACAAGGGCAAATCCACGAGGCAAGAGGGCAG AAGCGTTCCAGTGCAAATGGATGCAGACGCGCATGCAGCGCCGGAGTCGGTGCCTCTGAGTAACATAATTGCTCCAGGTCTGCCCAGCTACAACGAGGCCCTTAACAGCAGCGGCCAATACGACGCACCTCCACCGCCATACTCAGG agaaccagCAGCTGCATCTGAACAAACACCAAACCCAGAGTGA
- the prrg2 gene encoding transmembrane gamma-carboxyglutamic acid protein 2 isoform X2, with the protein MPRLREVCFGVLYLLHLAWTRCIHSSSDVFLSQRSSDSFLSRSLLYNSWDFEMVVPDNLERECNEEICSYEEAREVFEDDVKTNDFWKKYKNSHDNSPKLDVAGLVAGIVAAVLLVLIAVVLGCYCYKNKGKSTRQEGRSVPVQMDADAHAAPESVPLSNIIAPGLPSYNEALNSSGQYDAPPPPYSG; encoded by the exons ATGCCAAGACTTCGGGAagtgtgttttggtgtgttgtACCTCCTCCACCTAGCATGGACACGATGCATCCACAGTAGCAGCGATG TGTTTCTCAGTCAGCGATCTTCAGACTCATTTCTCTCCCGGTCGCTGCTGTATAACAGCTGGGATTTTGAAATGGTCGTGCCTGATAATTTGGAGAGAGAGTGCAATGAGGAAATCTGTTCCTATGAGGAGGCTCGAGAGGTTTTTGAGGACGATGTAAAGACG AACGATTTTTGGAAGAAGTACAAGAACAGTCATG ATAACTCTCCCAAGCTGGACGTGGCCGGTCTGGTCGCTGGGATCGTAGCAGCCGTGCTGTTGGTCCTTATAGCCGTCGTGCTCGGCTGCTACTGCTACAAGAACAAGGGCAAATCCACGAGGCAAGAGGGCAG AAGCGTTCCAGTGCAAATGGATGCAGACGCGCATGCAGCGCCGGAGTCGGTGCCTCTGAGTAACATAATTGCTCCAGGTCTGCCCAGCTACAACGAGGCCCTTAACAGCAGCGGCCAATACGACGCACCTCCACCGCCATACTCAGGGTAA
- the rras gene encoding ras-related protein R-Ras: protein MSSAEERYKLVVVGGGGVGKSALTIQFIQSYFVSDYDPTIEDSYTKICTVDGKETRLDILDTAGQEEFGAMREQYMRSGEGFLLVFALNDTGSYNEIQKFHTQILRVKDRDDFPMVLVGNKSDLEQQRVVSREEAMSFARENRIHYMESSAKNRYNVDEAFLEVVRAIRKFQETECPPQPPHHRKQKRGGCPCTIL from the exons ATGTCGTCGGCGGAGGAAAGATACaagctggtggtggtgggtggaGGAGGTGTAGGAAAGAGCGCCCTCACCATTCAGTTCATCCAG TCCTACTTCGTGTCTGACTACGACCCGACCATCGAGGACTCGTACACCAAAATCTGCACTGTGGACGGGAAGGAGACGAGATTAGACA ttctgGATACAGCAGGACAGGAGGAGTTCGGAGCAATGAGGGAACAGTATATGCGCTCGGGAGAGGGCTTCCTACTGGTGTTCGCCCTGAATGACACTGGAAG TTATAATGAAATCCAGAAGTTTCACACTCAGATCCTGCGAGTAAAAGATCGTGATGACTTCCCTATGGTCCTCGTGGGCAACAAATCCGATCTGGAACAACAAAGAGTG GTGTCTAGAGAAGAAGCCATGTCATTTGCCAGAGAGAACCGGATCCACTATATGGAGTCGTCGGCAAAGAATCGTTATAACGTGGACGAAGCCTTTCTGGAGGTGGTGCGAGCGATAAG AAAGTTCCAGGAGACGGAGTGCCCCCCTCAGCCACCTCACCAtcggaagcagaagcgtggcGGCTGTCCCTGCACCATCCTCTGA